A region of Pontiella agarivorans DNA encodes the following proteins:
- a CDS encoding AraC family transcriptional regulator, translated as MLHSNETPRIAIMMGTPNDWARKILKGILSYASEAGFWDVWIRPTAPVEIKQLPADWEGHGVIGRIISPSLAEELKQRKIPAVSVEDSYLEGYTFPYVRTDDSISTAMAADFFIERGFKNLAFAAPDYLANVSWYAEEYRRVLHTRGFQCPGFFSTRHERNLQEKLTHWLAELPKPVGILAYAEGIGRQIIEACRTAGVKVPHDVAVLSGSYDELMCYACNPPLSGILLPTEQIGYKAAKLLHRMMLGEDVPHKTTFLPPLGIREHLSTDTLAVDDPALVPLVNYLKAHAFEPLTMDDILKSIPMSRRTLERRFQKAFGRTPFDEIRQIRINHARKLLVETDKPLQIIAEECGYTTYNYLAQVFKQVTGCSPSTYRKRMRV; from the coding sequence ATGTTACACTCAAATGAGACGCCGCGTATTGCCATCATGATGGGGACGCCTAACGACTGGGCCCGAAAAATTCTTAAAGGCATTCTATCCTATGCCAGCGAAGCGGGTTTCTGGGATGTATGGATCCGCCCCACGGCACCGGTTGAAATTAAACAGCTTCCTGCCGACTGGGAAGGGCACGGCGTCATTGGCAGAATCATCTCCCCCTCTTTGGCCGAGGAACTCAAACAGCGGAAGATCCCGGCCGTGAGTGTCGAGGACAGCTATCTAGAGGGCTACACCTTCCCTTATGTCAGGACCGATGACTCCATTTCCACTGCCATGGCCGCCGATTTCTTCATTGAACGCGGTTTTAAAAATCTGGCGTTTGCCGCACCGGACTATCTGGCCAACGTATCCTGGTATGCAGAAGAATACCGCCGGGTTCTTCACACACGCGGATTCCAATGCCCCGGCTTTTTCAGCACACGTCATGAACGTAATCTTCAGGAAAAATTGACTCACTGGCTCGCAGAACTCCCGAAACCGGTCGGCATCCTCGCCTATGCCGAGGGCATCGGCCGCCAAATCATCGAAGCCTGCCGCACCGCCGGCGTAAAAGTCCCGCACGACGTCGCCGTACTGAGTGGAAGCTATGATGAACTGATGTGCTACGCTTGCAATCCGCCGCTTTCCGGCATTCTGCTTCCCACAGAACAGATAGGCTATAAAGCCGCAAAACTGCTGCACCGGATGATGCTTGGTGAAGATGTCCCACACAAAACGACATTCCTACCCCCTCTTGGCATCAGGGAACACCTCTCCACCGACACCCTCGCAGTCGATGACCCTGCACTGGTCCCCCTTGTAAATTATCTTAAAGCCCACGCCTTTGAACCCCTCACCATGGACGATATTCTCAAATCCATCCCCATGAGCCGACGTACACTTGAGCGCCGCTTCCAGAAAGCCTTCGGTCGAACACCGTTCGATGAAATCAGACAGATCCGCATCAATCATGCCCGCAAACTGCTCGTTGAAACCGACAAACCGCTTCAAATTATTGCTGAAGAATGCGGTTACACCACCTACAACTACCTTGCTCAGGTTTTCAAACAGGTCACAGGCTGCAGCCCCAGCACATACCGCAAACGTATGCGCGTGTGA
- a CDS encoding sulfatase family protein, whose amino-acid sequence MKFKFILSALTAVTFSAVAEKPNIVFIYGDDIGYGDFSCYGGEVDTAAIDTLAEEGVRFTGGYCTAATCTPSRYSMLTGEYAFRNKAAKILPGNAPLIIDPSRPTIAQFLADNGYKTMLSGKWHLGLGSPDKPLDWNGEIAPGPREVGFQESFHMAATADRVPSVFIKNGRVVGLDPSDPIEVNYQKPVGNDPTGITHPHLLKLQADEQHGKTIVNGVSRIGWMSGGNSARFKDEDMADTYLRKAQAFIRENKENPFFLYYALNENHVPRVVHPRFQGSTSLGARGDALAVFDWCVGRIVQTLKETGQYENTLIVVTSDNGPVLFDGYWEAGIERQGTHDASGPWRGGKYSRWEGGTRIPFIVTWPGKSKPGISDAIVSQVDLYASIAELIGKPMPKNAGQDGQPLLSTFLGEKLEGREYVIQEALTQIAVRKGNWKYIPPGSVTERLGIMTWKAGSGWKETTVPEPGLLFHLTEDPAEEHNLAEIYPNRVKEMKAIIAEVAPEKAVGEKGLNKKQLGF is encoded by the coding sequence ATGAAATTCAAATTCATTCTGTCGGCCTTGACGGCCGTCACGTTTTCCGCCGTTGCGGAAAAACCCAACATCGTTTTCATTTACGGCGATGATATCGGTTACGGTGATTTCAGCTGCTATGGCGGAGAGGTCGATACGGCGGCCATAGACACGCTGGCGGAAGAGGGGGTTCGTTTCACCGGCGGCTACTGCACGGCGGCCACCTGTACGCCATCACGTTATTCGATGCTGACCGGCGAATATGCCTTCCGGAATAAAGCCGCAAAAATTCTGCCGGGCAATGCGCCGCTGATCATCGATCCGTCGCGCCCGACCATTGCACAGTTTCTGGCAGATAACGGGTATAAAACCATGCTGTCCGGAAAATGGCATCTGGGCCTCGGTTCCCCGGATAAGCCGCTCGACTGGAACGGTGAAATTGCGCCGGGTCCCAGAGAAGTCGGCTTCCAGGAATCCTTCCACATGGCGGCAACGGCTGACCGTGTACCGTCGGTTTTCATTAAAAACGGCCGGGTTGTCGGGCTGGATCCCTCGGATCCGATTGAGGTTAATTATCAGAAACCGGTTGGAAATGATCCGACCGGCATCACGCATCCGCATCTGCTGAAACTGCAGGCCGATGAACAGCATGGTAAAACCATTGTGAACGGGGTCAGTCGTATCGGTTGGATGAGCGGAGGAAACAGTGCCCGTTTTAAAGATGAGGATATGGCTGACACGTATCTTCGTAAGGCGCAGGCGTTTATTCGTGAAAACAAAGAAAATCCCTTTTTCCTCTATTATGCATTGAACGAAAATCATGTGCCGCGCGTGGTGCATCCTCGGTTCCAGGGCTCTACCAGTCTCGGGGCGCGCGGCGATGCGCTGGCGGTTTTTGACTGGTGTGTCGGCCGGATTGTTCAGACGCTGAAGGAAACCGGGCAGTATGAGAATACGCTGATTGTGGTGACCTCTGATAACGGTCCGGTTCTGTTCGACGGCTACTGGGAAGCGGGCATTGAGCGGCAGGGAACGCACGATGCTTCCGGCCCGTGGCGCGGCGGAAAATACAGCCGCTGGGAAGGCGGAACGCGTATTCCGTTCATCGTTACCTGGCCCGGAAAATCCAAACCGGGAATTTCCGATGCGATTGTGAGCCAGGTCGACCTTTATGCGTCCATTGCTGAGCTGATTGGAAAACCGATGCCGAAAAACGCGGGGCAGGACGGACAGCCGCTGCTTTCCACATTTCTCGGGGAAAAGCTGGAAGGGCGGGAATATGTAATTCAGGAAGCCCTGACTCAGATTGCTGTGCGTAAAGGAAACTGGAAATATATTCCGCCGGGCAGCGTCACCGAACGCCTCGGCATCATGACCTGGAAAGCCGGAAGCGGGTGGAAAGAAACCACCGTTCCGGAACCGGGTCTGCTGTTCCATCTTACGGAAGATCCGGCCGAGGAACATAACCTCGCCGAAATCTATCCCAACCGCGTGAAAGAGATGAAAGCCATCATCGCCGAAGTGGCTCCCGAAAAAGCCGTTGGCGAAAAAGGGCTGAATAAAAAACAGCTCGGTTTCTGA
- a CDS encoding alpha-1,3-galactosidase-related protein: MNYRRVKTAVALFLAIGPLCVQALEVIRFEPTKGDRMPELRAALEQVKDRDVKLVFAAGEYRFRPDFALHRYCYITNHDNGLKNIAFLFDGFDSVEIEGNGSEFIFHGQMFPFRFENCSRVTVKDVVVDWDIPFCFQGEVVAVNEEEGWREIKPATDGFSWTIRNNHLRFPDIDGFSYNLVGSTLAFNKETKEVAYGAWDFTSQPEKVQKLKNGNLRFYEKLKHWPKVGQILNSKGKKNRYAPAFQGISSSNLLFENVVIHHALGMGFLLERCDTGTIRGGGVYVREGSERVVSIIADGTHFANCKGEILVENARFKGMLDDSTNVHGTYVEVDKVLDQHSVRVRLMHFQQLGFEFAGVGDECWFIHHPDPSRGEVNTVSRVKVLNDRFIELTFTNPVPGKLKKGDVLENKTWNPTFTMRGNHFEKHRARNVVIKTPRPILIENNDFSSHMSAVFLRGETFHWFESGAVEDVLIQHNRFKDCASSGMEHAVLNVTPRLGKTFDDTIPYDRNIRFINNTIETFDNRIVWLDRVDGFVFKGNTIKQTDTFKPMRDAYLFDLKNCRHVEISGNTYIGKNKKGVLADGATKPTLSVKDNRGF, encoded by the coding sequence ATGAACTACAGAAGAGTAAAAACGGCGGTGGCCTTGTTTCTGGCCATCGGACCGTTATGTGTTCAGGCTTTGGAAGTGATTCGTTTTGAACCGACGAAGGGTGATCGTATGCCCGAGTTGCGTGCAGCCTTGGAACAGGTGAAGGATCGTGATGTCAAACTGGTATTTGCAGCGGGGGAATACCGCTTTCGGCCGGATTTTGCACTTCATCGGTATTGCTATATCACCAACCATGATAACGGGTTGAAAAATATTGCTTTTCTGTTCGATGGTTTCGATTCCGTTGAAATCGAGGGAAATGGTTCCGAGTTTATTTTCCATGGACAGATGTTTCCGTTCCGCTTTGAAAACTGCAGCCGTGTTACGGTTAAAGATGTGGTTGTAGATTGGGATATTCCGTTCTGTTTTCAGGGAGAAGTGGTCGCCGTTAACGAAGAGGAAGGCTGGCGCGAGATCAAACCGGCAACGGATGGATTCAGCTGGACGATCCGGAATAATCATTTGCGCTTTCCGGATATTGACGGCTTTTCCTATAATCTCGTTGGATCAACCCTGGCTTTTAACAAAGAGACGAAAGAGGTTGCATACGGGGCCTGGGACTTTACCAGCCAGCCCGAAAAAGTTCAGAAACTGAAAAATGGAAATCTGCGTTTTTACGAAAAGCTTAAGCATTGGCCGAAGGTGGGACAGATCCTTAATTCCAAAGGAAAGAAAAACCGTTATGCGCCGGCTTTTCAGGGAATCTCCTCTTCAAATCTGCTGTTTGAAAATGTGGTGATTCATCATGCGCTGGGCATGGGATTTCTGCTGGAACGTTGCGACACCGGAACGATCCGGGGCGGCGGGGTCTATGTCCGGGAAGGTTCCGAACGTGTGGTTTCGATCATCGCCGATGGAACGCACTTTGCGAACTGCAAAGGGGAAATTCTGGTGGAAAATGCTCGTTTCAAAGGCATGCTTGATGATTCCACTAACGTGCATGGAACCTATGTTGAAGTGGATAAGGTCCTTGATCAGCACAGCGTGCGCGTCAGACTGATGCATTTTCAGCAGCTCGGTTTTGAATTTGCCGGAGTCGGCGACGAATGCTGGTTTATTCATCACCCTGATCCGTCCCGCGGTGAAGTGAATACGGTATCCAGAGTCAAAGTGCTGAATGACCGATTCATTGAACTGACGTTTACAAATCCGGTTCCCGGAAAACTGAAGAAAGGCGATGTGCTGGAAAATAAGACCTGGAATCCGACGTTCACCATGCGCGGAAACCATTTTGAAAAGCACCGCGCCCGGAATGTGGTGATTAAAACGCCGCGGCCGATTCTGATTGAGAACAATGATTTTTCGTCACACATGTCGGCCGTTTTTCTGCGTGGTGAAACATTCCACTGGTTTGAATCCGGTGCCGTTGAGGATGTGCTGATTCAGCATAACCGATTTAAAGACTGTGCTTCGAGCGGGATGGAGCATGCGGTGCTCAATGTGACGCCCCGGCTTGGAAAAACTTTTGATGATACGATTCCTTATGATCGGAATATTCGTTTTATCAATAATACTATTGAAACATTTGATAACCGGATTGTCTGGCTCGACCGGGTGGACGGATTTGTTTTTAAAGGTAATACCATCAAACAGACCGATACTTTCAAGCCGATGCGTGATGCCTATCTGTTTGACCTGAAGAACTGCCGTCATGTGGAAATCTCCGGAAATACCTATATCGGAAAAAACAAAAAAGGGGTGCTTGCTGATGGGGCCACGAAGCCGACACTGTCTGTGAAAGATAACAGGGGATTCTAA
- a CDS encoding fibronectin type III domain-containing protein, with amino-acid sequence MKRNTLFIALLAGSGMVSAALGQSIITDDFSTYSDGDLAGQGDWLEVAASGAGAGAFNVTNNMAVSNGDGSSGLDYYVSLGNTPSGNAMDDEWDGSMECSFNWSGTKWRHGAFFKIGTSTTVTNGLRNASSDDVPLIIETGWPDKLYIGTADASGTFVECLAVTADDLGMTIGSELDSDPLEITWNVRKTRDSGFYTITASLMNTLTGSNYPGSTVSVEKPGAYAASDPYYMMGMARGYSWWDEDVQYWKGIQIDSLSLIKSAGNAPVLVATAVTAMGEDSAVNLTWDPVTEAESYDILRSDTEVGGYTAVSGGSGITTNRFTDSTAINGNVYWYKVVSKAAGAADVESEPVSGTPLMIVSGTFLDTTFAASDNPSYVDGDLAGQNGWEQLSASLPGAFEIDSSGDGVAETYGLTATGGVHQVYYTAPTSNEVTATWSGTVVFSLSTEADGFKTNVTDGVTNVYEVARLGNGYQTFMFGLTSNPDTVLDPTDGDKEVGGDDDVLVSARVGGDDGRVDISINNFNWAENIMLALNREQLGWDPAGMDISATNGADFATDTITLDYVIRKSTDNLAYMGVCTATVAGVTYEGQWHTTADDNEWGKPTVVWGEPLVYFGMSRGAPSAEQQVDVSVDSLSVTYTSSSDPVMLPPYSLDSALGNLEITVDWKNFGEELSYNIYRAETNGGPYVLLSSVPATDKFFLDTGLTDLRSYFYKVSSVYPAGESALSDPLVVRALGRTLHLEWGGEVALSAGNHWATGLSAPTVSGELNYWQGEGVEAYSVIGASDSWYANPPHPDLKAVIQAPTNSAYEANRPNVELRWNGGARFRFAEGASAMYWVECPSLDNTVNDLSGEWDKYQWYCFPAVRNGSTWYVAESSLNADRSLDLGDERWTTVTLASATDTNLMVREGTYVTGDEIGFDDINAFGFFAENAAASNDAWVDHMRLLYGSSPSVFQKWCDEQGIYNEDAVESADLDGDGADNLYEWGMGGDPLDGTDIGITQRRMYMDGDDFVYIYPRLKGVAPTYTLKAADSLVIGGFDETLVEGVDFTEVSAGGDWAGWAPEFEAVTNAIPTAGRSIRFFKTVVE; translated from the coding sequence ATGAAGAGGAATACCTTGTTCATTGCTCTGCTTGCCGGCTCGGGGATGGTTTCCGCAGCGTTGGGGCAGAGTATCATTACCGACGATTTTTCGACCTATTCGGATGGAGATCTGGCGGGGCAGGGCGATTGGCTGGAAGTGGCGGCTTCCGGTGCTGGCGCCGGAGCATTCAACGTGACGAACAACATGGCGGTTTCTAACGGGGATGGCAGTTCGGGACTCGATTATTATGTAAGTCTGGGAAATACGCCGTCGGGCAATGCGATGGATGATGAATGGGACGGCAGCATGGAGTGCTCGTTCAACTGGAGCGGAACCAAATGGCGCCATGGGGCATTCTTTAAAATCGGTACTTCAACGACTGTGACCAATGGGCTCAGGAATGCCAGTTCCGATGATGTGCCGCTGATTATTGAAACCGGCTGGCCGGATAAACTTTATATCGGTACGGCGGATGCAAGCGGAACGTTTGTAGAGTGTCTGGCTGTAACTGCAGATGATCTGGGGATGACGATCGGAAGTGAGCTGGATTCGGACCCATTGGAAATCACGTGGAATGTGCGGAAAACGCGGGACAGCGGATTTTATACCATCACCGCTTCGCTGATGAATACGCTGACCGGTTCGAATTATCCGGGTTCAACCGTTTCTGTGGAGAAGCCGGGGGCTTATGCGGCCAGTGACCCGTATTACATGATGGGGATGGCCAGGGGCTACAGCTGGTGGGATGAGGATGTTCAGTACTGGAAAGGGATTCAAATTGATTCGCTCAGTCTGATCAAATCAGCAGGCAATGCTCCGGTTCTGGTTGCTACAGCGGTTACTGCTATGGGAGAAGATAGTGCGGTCAATCTGACCTGGGATCCGGTTACTGAAGCGGAATCGTATGATATTCTCCGGTCTGATACTGAAGTCGGCGGTTATACTGCTGTATCAGGAGGAAGTGGAATTACAACAAACCGTTTTACGGACAGCACGGCCATCAACGGCAATGTTTACTGGTATAAAGTGGTGTCTAAAGCTGCGGGTGCCGCGGATGTGGAATCTGAGCCGGTTTCGGGAACGCCACTGATGATTGTTTCCGGGACTTTTCTGGATACCACATTTGCAGCTTCAGATAATCCGTCATATGTAGATGGCGATTTGGCCGGGCAGAATGGATGGGAACAACTTTCCGCATCGCTTCCGGGTGCGTTTGAAATTGATTCTTCCGGTGACGGCGTTGCTGAAACATATGGACTTACAGCTACCGGCGGAGTTCATCAGGTGTATTATACCGCGCCCACCTCGAATGAGGTAACGGCCACTTGGAGCGGTACTGTGGTCTTCTCTCTCTCAACAGAAGCGGATGGGTTTAAGACGAATGTCACAGATGGTGTAACCAATGTGTATGAAGTTGCTCGGCTGGGTAATGGATACCAGACCTTCATGTTCGGTCTTACATCGAATCCGGATACGGTTCTGGATCCGACTGATGGTGACAAGGAAGTCGGAGGCGATGATGATGTGCTGGTTTCAGCCCGCGTAGGAGGGGATGATGGACGCGTGGATATCAGTATCAACAACTTCAACTGGGCTGAAAATATCATGCTGGCTCTGAACCGCGAACAGCTGGGCTGGGACCCTGCCGGTATGGATATCAGTGCTACTAATGGAGCGGATTTTGCGACGGATACCATCACGCTGGACTATGTGATCCGTAAATCGACGGATAACCTTGCCTATATGGGGGTGTGTACGGCAACGGTTGCCGGAGTGACCTATGAAGGACAATGGCATACTACGGCCGATGATAATGAGTGGGGCAAGCCCACGGTTGTATGGGGTGAACCGCTCGTTTATTTCGGTATGAGTCGGGGTGCACCGAGTGCCGAACAGCAGGTGGATGTGTCGGTTGATTCCCTTTCCGTAACCTATACCTCATCCAGTGATCCCGTTATGCTTCCGCCATATAGTCTGGACAGTGCTCTGGGCAATCTTGAGATTACCGTGGACTGGAAAAATTTCGGTGAGGAGTTGAGCTATAATATCTACCGTGCAGAAACGAATGGTGGACCGTATGTGTTGCTGAGCAGCGTGCCGGCCACCGATAAGTTTTTCCTGGACACCGGATTGACGGATCTTCGTTCGTATTTCTATAAAGTTTCTTCCGTTTATCCGGCGGGGGAAAGTGCATTGTCTGATCCATTGGTGGTTCGAGCGCTGGGCCGGACGCTTCATCTTGAGTGGGGCGGTGAAGTTGCATTGTCGGCGGGCAATCACTGGGCAACTGGACTAAGCGCACCCACGGTTTCCGGTGAGTTGAATTACTGGCAGGGTGAAGGAGTCGAGGCGTACTCAGTTATCGGGGCATCGGATTCATGGTATGCCAATCCGCCGCATCCGGATCTCAAAGCGGTGATTCAGGCTCCGACCAACAGTGCCTATGAGGCGAACCGGCCGAATGTGGAGTTGCGCTGGAATGGTGGGGCCCGCTTCCGTTTCGCGGAAGGTGCATCGGCCATGTATTGGGTGGAGTGTCCTTCGCTGGATAATACAGTAAACGATCTTTCCGGAGAATGGGACAAATACCAGTGGTACTGTTTCCCTGCGGTTCGCAACGGTTCGACCTGGTATGTAGCCGAAAGTTCGTTGAATGCTGATCGGAGTCTGGATCTGGGCGATGAGCGATGGACGACGGTGACTCTGGCATCAGCTACAGATACCAACCTTATGGTGCGGGAAGGAACGTATGTCACCGGTGATGAAATCGGCTTTGATGATATCAATGCCTTCGGCTTTTTTGCTGAAAATGCAGCGGCCAGTAATGATGCCTGGGTGGATCACATGCGGTTGCTCTACGGCAGTTCACCATCTGTGTTCCAAAAGTGGTGCGATGAGCAGGGGATCTACAATGAGGATGCGGTGGAAAGTGCTGATCTGGACGGCGATGGCGCTGATAACCTATACGAATGGGGCATGGGTGGCGACCCACTGGATGGGACGGATATCGGCATTACGCAACGCAGAATGTATATGGATGGAGATGACTTTGTGTACATCTATCCGCGCCTGAAAGGGGTGGCTCCGACCTATACCCTCAAGGCGGCCGACAGCCTGGTGATTGGAGGCTTCGATGAGACGCTGGTGGAAGGGGTGGACTTTACCGAAGTTTCTGCCGGTGGTGACTGGGCGGGTTGGGCTCCCGAGTTTGAAGCGGTAACAAATGCCATTCCAACTGCGGGCCGTTCCATCCGTTTCTTCAAAACGGTTGTCGAATAG
- a CDS encoding helix-turn-helix domain-containing protein, producing MLNKRRVLLLLNAYDQPTHQAAVEAARKFNWHLDANLLTPTGMINRWRGDGILSSLTDNPRTAGFVLQHPEIPCVDLSSWRNDIQRPRVAADNTAIGRIAARHFLSYDHRHFAWYASTPTPFGEARLTAFSAELQKSGKTVIRLDGTGSLNYSTMAGRLQNLPRPCAIFTANDADAAWISALCLEAGFQVPLDFSILGVDNNPLVCEVQAVPISSIDRDTAGMVQQGAALLQAAMDGRPIVPETVFIQPKGVITRASSDAFVMADELIRRAILYLQQNLPAKIGTPEVAAELGISRSLLNRRFRESTQTTLHQTLMKMRLNKAAELLLYTNWTIERIAAETGFTHASHLSNSFRKHFGQSPQTYRKSR from the coding sequence ATGCTGAATAAACGACGAGTCCTCCTGCTCCTGAACGCCTACGACCAGCCGACGCATCAGGCGGCCGTTGAAGCCGCCCGGAAATTTAACTGGCACCTCGATGCCAATCTGCTCACTCCGACCGGTATGATTAACCGATGGCGCGGTGACGGCATTCTGAGTTCGCTCACCGACAATCCGCGCACGGCCGGTTTTGTCCTTCAGCACCCGGAAATTCCCTGTGTCGATCTTTCCTCCTGGCGGAACGATATTCAACGGCCGCGCGTCGCCGCCGACAACACGGCCATCGGCCGGATTGCCGCACGTCACTTTCTCTCCTACGACCACCGCCACTTTGCCTGGTACGCCAGCACACCGACCCCGTTCGGCGAAGCCCGCCTGACGGCTTTCAGCGCTGAACTGCAGAAAAGCGGAAAAACGGTAATCCGCCTCGATGGAACCGGCAGCCTCAATTACAGCACCATGGCCGGCCGTTTACAGAACCTGCCCCGCCCCTGCGCCATCTTTACCGCCAACGATGCCGACGCCGCCTGGATTTCCGCCCTCTGTCTGGAAGCCGGATTTCAGGTTCCGCTCGATTTTTCCATTCTGGGTGTCGACAACAACCCGCTGGTCTGTGAAGTACAGGCCGTACCGATTTCCAGCATCGACCGCGACACCGCCGGCATGGTCCAGCAAGGCGCTGCACTGCTGCAGGCCGCCATGGACGGACGCCCCATTGTACCCGAAACCGTATTTATCCAACCCAAAGGGGTAATCACCCGCGCCAGCTCCGATGCCTTTGTTATGGCCGACGAACTGATCCGCCGCGCCATTCTCTATCTCCAGCAGAACCTCCCCGCAAAAATAGGCACCCCCGAAGTTGCCGCAGAACTCGGCATTTCACGCAGTCTGCTGAACCGACGCTTCCGGGAATCAACACAAACCACCCTCCACCAGACCCTCATGAAAATGCGCCTCAACAAAGCCGCCGAACTGCTGCTCTACACCAACTGGACCATCGAGCGTATTGCCGCCGAAACCGGCTTCACCCACGCCTCCCACCTCAGTAACAGCTTCAGAAAACATTTCGGACAAAGCCCCCAGACTTATCGGAAATCCCGATAA
- a CDS encoding aldose epimerase family protein: protein MVKECTVLGFAVLLSGCVSHKTVEHRPGHYTLRNSGGMEVQLASYGARITSINVPDRDGSMADVVLGYEDINAYKTAQKKPYFGCVVGRYAGRIANGKFALDGREYELAANNGPNHLHGGMVGFDKVEWTGASTHNSVSFSYVSRDGEEGYPGTLQVQVIYTLTDADELIIQYRAATDKATPINLTNHTYFNLAGEGASTVLNHALRIDADCILETDEFSIPTGRKLPVSGTPFDFLRAKAVGRDIDAEHPQLQIGMGYDHTFVLSDGPVSAELYDPESGRCMEVITTEPGIQLYTANYLSGDLVGKSGERYRKRSALCLETQHFPDSPNKPEFPNTILRPGEHFESKTIYRFSVR from the coding sequence ATGGTGAAGGAGTGTACAGTGCTCGGTTTTGCGGTGTTGCTGTCCGGTTGTGTTTCTCACAAAACGGTTGAGCACAGACCCGGGCACTATACCCTCAGAAACTCCGGTGGGATGGAGGTTCAACTGGCCTCCTATGGCGCGCGTATCACTTCCATAAACGTGCCGGATCGCGATGGCAGCATGGCTGATGTTGTGCTGGGTTATGAGGATATCAATGCCTATAAAACCGCGCAAAAGAAACCCTATTTCGGCTGTGTTGTCGGGCGGTATGCCGGGCGGATTGCCAATGGAAAATTTGCCCTCGATGGCCGGGAATATGAATTGGCAGCAAATAACGGTCCGAACCATCTGCACGGCGGCATGGTTGGGTTTGACAAAGTCGAATGGACCGGCGCTTCCACGCATAACAGCGTCAGCTTCAGCTATGTTTCAAGAGATGGGGAAGAGGGATATCCCGGCACCCTGCAGGTTCAGGTTATATATACGCTGACCGATGCTGATGAGTTGATCATTCAGTATCGGGCTGCGACGGATAAAGCGACACCGATCAATCTGACGAATCATACCTATTTCAATCTGGCGGGCGAGGGGGCGTCGACGGTGCTGAATCATGCGTTGCGAATCGATGCAGACTGTATTCTTGAAACCGATGAGTTTTCGATTCCAACCGGCAGAAAACTTCCCGTGTCCGGAACTCCGTTTGATTTTCTCCGGGCAAAGGCAGTCGGTCGCGATATAGATGCCGAACATCCTCAGCTGCAGATCGGGATGGGGTATGATCATACTTTTGTTCTTTCGGATGGCCCGGTTTCCGCCGAGCTGTATGATCCGGAATCCGGAAGATGTATGGAGGTCATTACCACGGAGCCCGGCATTCAACTTTATACCGCAAATTATCTGAGCGGTGATCTGGTGGGAAAGTCGGGTGAGCGTTACCGGAAGCGCAGTGCGCTGTGTCTGGAAACCCAGCATTTCCCGGACAGCCCGAATAAACCTGAATTCCCGAATACCATTCTCCGGCCCGGAGAACATTTTGAATCGAAGACCATTTATCGTTTTTCTGTTCGTTAA